The following are encoded in a window of Thiovulum sp. ES genomic DNA:
- a CDS encoding putative stress response protein, TerZ- and CABP1, translating to MTELIKGQNFLVGGIQQQLNLEWTGNKNLDISLFQLSAEKLLKNDDFLFFNNPSTSSIKLETNKNSSKISIDLSKIENSIDKILIVATIESKFSDIEKFQLRIADKFYNIEANEESALNIAEFYKRNGQWKFKIISTGYISGLETIAEKYGLNFSKEEKETKFKRCSKSGISKHVQDIKAKLLQIKPNIDNAVIGKYNESDTRMVIDRIFIDAFGYKIDEVKTEQRIQGRKADYILSANGEDQIVVEAKKAGMALREKQVFQATSYGAYSGIKWALLTNLIDWQLYYINSGEMIEPELIFSVTLDTIKDEDVEKLFAISRNGITRKNILTKMREQNIALSNSTMISAILTDDVINKIRNVVNRDSAYKVSNEEVQTVLEELLNI from the coding sequence ATGACTGAATTAATAAAAGGTCAAAACTTTCTTGTTGGAGGAATCCAACAGCAACTTAATTTAGAATGGACAGGAAATAAGAATTTAGATATTTCACTTTTTCAACTTTCTGCGGAAAAACTGCTAAAAAATGATGATTTTCTATTTTTTAATAATCCATCAACAAGCTCAATTAAATTAGAAACAAATAAAAATAGTTCAAAAATTTCAATCGATTTATCAAAAATCGAAAACTCAATTGATAAAATTTTAATTGTTGCGACAATTGAAAGTAAATTTTCTGATATTGAAAAATTCCAATTGAGAATTGCGGATAAGTTCTACAATATTGAGGCAAACGAAGAGAGTGCTTTAAATATTGCTGAATTTTACAAGCGGAATGGTCAGTGGAAATTTAAAATTATTTCTACTGGTTATATTTCTGGTTTAGAAACTATTGCAGAAAAATATGGTTTGAATTTTTCAAAAGAAGAGAAAGAGACAAAATTTAAACGATGTTCTAAAAGTGGAATTTCTAAGCATGTTCAAGATATAAAAGCAAAACTTCTGCAAATCAAACCTAATATTGATAATGCCGTCATTGGAAAATATAACGAGTCCGATACACGAATGGTGATTGATAGAATTTTTATTGATGCTTTTGGCTATAAAATCGATGAGGTCAAAACTGAACAGAGAATTCAAGGACGAAAAGCGGATTACATTCTTTCGGCAAATGGAGAAGACCAAATTGTTGTTGAAGCAAAAAAAGCAGGAATGGCTTTGCGAGAGAAACAGGTTTTTCAAGCAACTTCTTACGGTGCATATTCTGGAATCAAGTGGGCTTTACTCACAAATTTAATTGATTGGCAACTTTACTACATTAATTCTGGAGAGATGATTGAGCCTGAATTGATTTTTTCAGTAACACTTGACACAATTAAAGATGAAGATGTTGAAAAGCTTTTTGCAATTTCTCGAAACGGAATTACTCGAAAAAATATTTTGACAAAGATGAGAGAACAAAATATCGCATTGAGTAATTCCACAATGATTTCCGCAATTCTCACTGACGATGTTATCAATAAAATACGAAATGTTGTCAATCGAGATTCTGCTTACAAAGTGTCAAATGAAGAAGTCCAAACTGTTTTGGAGGAACTTTTAAATATTTAA